A segment of the Huiozyma naganishii CBS 8797 chromosome 12, complete genome genome:
CTCCGCCCCACCGGCCCCCCTCACATTGCGCGGCGCTACCACCGCCCGGTAACACCCAGGCAAAAACTCCGGGAACCACCCGGAACCACACCCAGACACTGGCGCCGCAGACCCAGACCCCCGCGCAGAGCAGGCCGCACCCCGTGCGCGCGCAGAAACGGCCGCACCGAATCCCCGAAAGGGGAATGCCCTGTCCCGAAAGGGTAAATAAGGGCCCCGCCccagaaaccgccgcagcGCCCGCAGAGTTTATATTTTGCCCTTTTTTGCGAAACAGGGCGGCGAAGAGGGGCCTGCACAGAAACAGCCGCAGCGGAGCCGCCCGAACGCTGTGTTTCCGCCTGTTTGCGCCTGTTTGCGCATTGCGCCCTTTGGAAGTCCcctttttttgatatatAAGCCTTGCGGCATCGGCGGGTCCGTTCTTGCCCTCTCCCCCCCTCCCCCGTTGCATCGAGTTTGATCCAAGCAGTAGCAGGTACTACCACAACGAAGCAAACTAGCAATAATAAGTATGATTAAAACTCCAgttttgaaactgttccaTTTCATATCGCTGCTCTTTCTAGCGGGTGCGCTCATAAtgacgttcttcttgatacTGTCCGGCGGAAGAGAGGGCGGGACTCTGAAGAACTTCTACTGGCTCGAGGCGAACACCACCGGGTTCAACGACGCGCAGGCGAACACGCGGTGGTTTGACTACACCTTCTGCGGGTACACCGACGGGAAGCTGCACGACTGCGCGCACCGTGCGCCCGCGAAGCCGTTCTCCCCCAGAGACAACTTCGGCAGGTCCGACGAGATGCCCTCCTCCTTCCTGAACCACAGAGACGCGTACTACTACCTGTCCCGTGTCGGGTGGGCGATGCTGCTGATCGGCCTGTTCTTCGAGGTCCTCACTTTCTTCCCCGCAATCctctctttgttcaaagtcatGGCGCCCACGGCCACGTTCACCACGGTCATGTCCTGGCTCGcgctcttcttcatcctGCTGGCTGCGTGCTTGTACACCGGCTGCTACGCCAAGGCGAAGAAGGCGTTCCACTCGCAGCACAGGCACGCCAAGATGGGCGCGAAGAACTTCGCGTTCCTGTGGACCTCCGTGTTCTTGCTCATGTGCACCACCGCATGGACCACGGTTACCATCGCGCTTCACAACAAGGAGCGGAAAGCAAACAACATCCACGGCGGGTACGCCGAGGACTACGCAGGGTACTCGACCACGGACAACACCACCGCGGGGGACAAGTCGGCGCCGTACGACCCGGAAAGCGGCGACGACCAGCAACCAGCTACAAGCCACAAGTACTTCACCAAGCTAAGATCCAAGAAACACCAAAAGACAACAGCAGTGACCCCAGTCATTGACGAAACCACCGCCAACGCGGCGGTGGACCCACACCAACAaacggcaacaacagcaatcCAAGAAGAGGTCGTATAATTCGCACTTTCCCCTTTGAAATGGTTTATTTATTCGAGTTGTTCCCCGTGCGGTTCTAACCACTATAATATACCCCATATAATAATACCAAGCCCTAATACAATCAATCAATCAATCAAATGCAGGTGTACTCTcctctcctcttcctctatctttctttctctctctctctctctctttctctctttttttctctttccttttgTAAGTTCTCTTTAATTTTAATACCATACtaatttttcttctttatttgCTTGTTTGATTGATTGATCTTCATGGCAAGGGTCTTCAACTGCTGTCAGTTCtggattttttttcttgcaaGAATGAACATCTATATGATCTCAGGAACTTCTTTATGTCCACTCTGAACAATCCGTTACTAACAATTCTACTATTTCTTCCTCAGGCAtactttttctcttttcaaacaaaaaccACTAATTCTTTAATATCTTATTGTCgctttatttttttacctaattttcaaaaaaagacGTTACACCAAAAATGATTACAGgtaacaacaacaagccATCTGCCAAGTCGCAGAACCAACAAGCCCCTCACATCCCAGGCTGTGGCGTCCAGGATGACACCAAACCAGTGAGAATCCAGAAACAGACTCCTAGAGTCCTGCCCGAAACGGGACAGAACTTGGCCCAGTTGAACATGTACGCAAGGGGCGAAAAGTACATCGAACAAGGCGTCAACCAGGTCACCGATGACCCTGAGTTCGACCCACAGGCAAGACACTACTCCCCAGTTCCCGGCGCAGGCGTCGCGAACGCGTGGGACCAACAGCCAAAACACCAAAAGACTTGGCCTTGTCCCAACGAGGGCAACAAAACTCGCTCCACTGGTGTCACAACCATGGCCGCAGGTGCAGGCGCAGGCGCCGCCATCCAACAGACCCCTCAGGTCCAGGGAACGACAACCCTCCCAATTAATGAGCACACTGAGGCTGGTGCCCAACAGCAACGTGACGCTACTGCAGGTCAGCATCGCCGCGTTAAGACAGGTACCCACGACATGCATTTGAAAGATAATCAAACCCCAGTCACAAACGTTCACGCCGATGCTGGTCATCCCGCTGGGAACGTTTACATCGGTACCTATGTTCCAGAGACCGCTGTCGAAAGACAACGTGGGAACCAACCTTCACAGGAGAAGGATAAGGACTCCTCAAGTGGCCCCTTGCAGAAAATCAAGGGGATTTTCACCACAAACACTAATGGAAAACCGGACAAGTCGAAGAAGGAGGTTAACACCCCAGAGAAGTGGGGAGTAGAGAAGGCAGCTGGTCCTGTCGTCTCCTCTCACCCTCAAACACAccaaactgaaaaaaatatcgGGGGAGCTGAGATGTACAGGAAACCAAAATACGGGTACGATATGGTTGACCAGCAAATCTCAGACCCTGTCATGGACTTATACGAAAATGCCCATCcattgaacagaaacacCCAACCAAGCACTACCACAGGAGCTCCAGCCACAGGGGTCAAGAAAACCGCAGCACCTGCATCCAAGGAAGTACCTCCAGCCAAGACAAGTGATCTCGCAATGACGAAGGACAAATCGGGCCCAGAAGCTAGAGGTAACGTTGCTTATCCAAGTACACACGATCCATTTGTAAACGTCCCCACCATTGAAGCTGTGGAAAGATCTACCGGAAACGTACCCAAGTCGCGTGTGCAACCCAACGAGGCGGACTCAAACGAAAAGTCTGACAACAATCCTACAACATTCcaaaagatcaagaaagtCTTTACACACAACAGTTCTGATGAGAAATCTTATTCTGACTCAAACCAAGGCTTGAAGTCTCATGCTAATAGCGGTGAAACCTCCGGGCCTCAGCCATTACACTATCAGGGACTAGAAAGTGGTCCTCAACGTTCCAGAACCTCTGAAGATCAACCTTCAACTCACAAAGCCAGCATTGCTCAGAGTTTCAAGCCTGACCCAATGCTTTCCAAGAAGGCAGAGCGTACAGTTGGAGACGCTGAACCAGTTCACgacttttcaaagaaggaTGTTGCCAGAGAAGCAGAAGGTCCTATTGCGGGGAACTTCGAGGCAACTCGTGCCGCAGCCGCCGCTTTTAAGAGAGACTACAGAGCACCCGACCACAATGATATGCACAAGAATTCAAGGCCTCTCAATGAAAAGGACAATAAGGACGCGGCTCCTGTAAAAGAGGTAGTGCTGCCACCTCCAGAGAGTTCACAACCTATCTTGACAAAACAACCACATGCTAAGCAGCAAGCTGTAAACGAcgcaaaagaagaagagacagaaaatgatggaaCTTCTTCACtacaaaaaatcaagaagataTTTACTCCTGGGTCatcaaagaagaactctGTGGATGAATCTGCCACGGATACATATGATATTCCTCGTGGGAAGTACGAGGTGaaaccagttgaagaaagtatCAACCGCAAACTAGAAACATTACCAAAACCTACTGAGGAGGGTGTTAAATTGGGGTTAATGCCACAAGATTTTTCCTTAAATAAGAAGGGTAATTCTAATGTTGGTGAAAAAGACCCAGTCAAGCATATCTCCAAGAGAGAAGTTGCTGCGGATGCCCACGGTAAAGAATTCGATTCAACTGCAGCAGATGCTGCTGCCTTGGCTTTCCAGAGAAGTTCTGAGGACACTAATAATAACATCGACAAGAGTGTCACAGGGATGAACAAATCCAGGACCTTCGAAACTTCAAAGCAAGATGAGGGACCTTCAAATGGAGAAAAGCATAAAATTGGTTTCCATAATGTTACTGTGAACAAGCTCAAGGAACCAAATTCTTCTAAGAAGCGGGCATCGATTCCTGCACTACCTTCGGACCCTTCAGCTGACATTTCCCCAAGGAAGATTGATGATGATTACGCTCCTAGAGAAGGATTAGATATTGGGAAACCAGGCGCTTCAAAAAATGCAGCCCCAACACAGCCACATGCGCTGAGGAATGATGTAGATGCCCTTATATCTGGGGGTTCCAGAGGCATCAGTGAGCCAGACCAATCAAATGTGACAAGGAAAGAAAGTACTAGAGACTCTACCAATGCCGTATCACATCAAAATTTACAAGACTCGCCATTATCGAGaccgatgatgatgaaaacAGGTGAGCCCGCAATTGCTGACTTAGAAAAGAGATCTGGGCACGAATACGAAATGAATAAACCGGAAATAACTCAACCTGTGGTCGATGTTTATCAAGGAGCTGGCAATGCAGTTAGAGGTTTAGACGAAGGAGGTGACAAACCTTTCTCGACTGAGGGTACCAATGaaaacattcaaaaaaatacgaaCCAGGATTCTACCGGTGCAAAcaaggaagaggaggaacctTCAACGCTACAAAAGATTAAGAATCTATTTACTGGTGACACTTCAGAGAAACGTTCTGATGTAAACGGTGCCGAAATGGACAATGAGAAAAACTCTGAAACCGCTGAAGATTGGAATAAAGAATTGTCTGAACGCAATTACGAAATGGACGGACAAGAAATTGATGCTCCAACAGTGAATGTATACCACGATGACTATTCAATGGGTCATGAGGCTGATATCCCGGGGGGATTGTCAAACATTAAGAGGAATTCTGTGGGAAGCTCTGAAATGGCAAGCGATTGGACAAATTCACCTAGTGGAAAGGATTATACATCTTTGAGGGCCGCTGATCCACCAAGGAAAGACATGTCGGTGCCAAATACAGAAAAGTACGAtgaaaatttggaaagaaACGAATTTTTAGATAAAGACACAACAAACACAGAAAAGATGCTTGCTTATACTCTCGGTATTCAAAAGTCTGATGATGCTACCAATCCTTTTAGAAACACCACGAATGAAACTACCGGGGAAACTAAAGAAGCATTGCAACACAAGGATCGTGACAATTTGAAGTTCCCATTACAATCAAAAGAGAGTCAAGGCGAAAATCGTTTGAATGAGCCCAAGATGGGTCAGAACAGAGATGCGAACGTGCCTGTGTCAGGTGTTGGCATTGGAACTGATCCTGGTGCTGTTTTGCAGGGCAAATCCATGGACATCACAAAGGGTGCCGAACGCGACTGGGAAAGAGATGCTGGCCAACAGCAGGACAAGATGGGCCAGAACAGAACCACAGACGTCCCAGTTTTCGAGTCTGAGGGTGCGGCTGGTGCAAGCACCGTGTCTAAAGGAAGAAACATGAAGGACGTTCAACAAGGCTGGCAAAGAGACACATCTCAACAGTTGAGCAAGGATAGCCAATTAACCGTTGATCCACTACAAGGCGGTTATGGAAATCCAATGGACGTTGGTAGTATGGAGGCACCTTCAGGAATGCTACACCAAACATATCGTGACCAAAAGGACGATATTTCTAAGATGAATATTGACGATCAAGGTATTTTGGCCAAGCAGCAAAACCCAAGCGTCAATAATCAGAGACAAGGGAACACCGAACGTTCAACTGAAATGGATGGAAATGGAAAGccagagaaaaaaaacgttGCACTACCTGTGATGCTACCTCCTCATATGACAACCCAAGAGGGTCTTCATGATAATTTTATGGAAGAACATACTTTACAGAAGGAGCCTTACCATAGACCAGAAGATCATAGCCAAATCAGAGAGGGTGTATTTGCCAAGAAAAGTACTGGACCTCGTAAAGCTGAGGGATTAGAATCCAATAAATCTGGGACCACTGCTGATGTGCAAGGTCAGAAAGGTGTTTACGATTTACAGTCTAAAGAGTTAGAAGATCCAAAACTTGACATCAATAAGACAGGTTCTGTCCAAGCacaaagaaagaaagagtCTGAACAAGGAATAAATGAAGCTAGAAAGGGAAAGAATGTATCATGTTCCAATAAGGCTTCTTCGAGTGTAGGCTCTGAGGGTAAAGACGATTTTGGGACGCTGGCAACTTTAGAAGCGCTATCTAACCATCCTGAGTCTCATAGTCAATATTTGGAAGATAGGGATCTATATCCATCGGAAGCAAACAATGACAAACAAACAGTTATCGTTCCATTGAATGCCTTCACAGATGGAGAAAGGACTGAATCTTCCATTCCTTCGCCTTCAAAGGACGGTATCTCTGATGATGGAAATAATACAGCTGACCAACCAGCGAAAGGGGAGCATGTCAAAGAGTTAAACGAAACCAAGAGAAATCCAAGAAATCCTGGCGATGATGAGATGACGACAAAAGCAGCAGTCCGCGGGATGGCATACAATCAAGTTGGGGATGAAAGTAGGGCACCTGCTGCTTGGACAGACCTACAGCACGAACACATGATGAAGAACTCAGTCGACTATTCGCCACGCGATGTTGCTCATGAATCTTCGCAAAAGGAAGGTCAGTCTAATAAAAAACGAATGGATGATTTTGAGATCAAGGCCTCTGATGGCACAGATAGATCGCAAGATGCCGATGACGGTCAGGACCACGGTCAACACCGTGGTCGCTATCCAAGTATGATCGACCCAAACGTTGATACCTACGGTTTCCCATCCCGCAAGAGTGTCTTGGAGGAGGGTTCCGGGCAACACTATGTGGCGACTTCAAGTTCTCATAAGAAGAATTCTGTGGGCTCCAGCTCGTCTGCAGGGGCGTCATCCATGGGGGCCAGATCTGATGCTTCCCCCATTTTGCAAAGGAACGACTCCAAGAATGAATACGAAGATGCGTTGGAAGGAGAGTCAGACGAGGACGGCCCTACCATCCTTCTTCCTGTGACGCAAATGACCCCCCGGGACTTGCGGAAGGCCGGCATCGTGCCAGTAAAGCAAGAACCAGAACCAAGAAGGTCGAGTATCATGGGTAAATTGACCGAAAAAATCGCGCATGTGATTGGGCCTGTCAAGGACGAGTTGTGAATGCAtcttccttcttgaaaTACCTCGATTCGTAATATCGTATTACTAGTTTCTTGCTTCTAAGCTATAGTGTTATATAAACACGAGTTTTTATCCAGTACAACGTTTTTTTGGTAAACACGTCTTCTACATGTCCCGATCAATCCTTACACCATCCACGTAGCCGAAACATGCTAAAGACTCATCTCATCTCTGATGTAAAACTTTACACAATTTGGCGAACCTTCATTATTCCAAAAAGTCACATCACTCTGTACGGACAGcgaagacgaagaaaaaaagaaattcaaaacaaaaagaaaaagaaaacaattGAACCTGCTGATTTAAACACACTTATACTCAAAAAGGGTTGCACGTACAAAGAAGGTACACGACACTGCTGTGCACTGGTACTGAGAGCTTTGTGAGCCTGGCAGTCTACGCTTTTGTTATCCCTGGGAGAGTATTGACTGTGTTTTATTTAGATTGGGAAGCATACGCTTAGTgattgaaaaaagaaaagatcaaaagaGATAATAATTAAGGTACGCGAAAACAGTTTGAGATAACTTGTTCAGCGCTCCGGTATTTGTATATTCAATTTTCAGGTACGTCTATTGGGAAGCTGTTAGACTTTCTGACTCCCCCATACTTTGCGGTGTTTTGTTCATTTGAAAgactcttcttttctttttctttctttctcctcgtaTTCTGCTGTTTTAGTCACCTCCCCAACTTGCAAAGTTATGTCGCTGATGAACCAACCTAGGTCGATGGGATTGGAGGACTCTTTTGGCCAGCAAACACGCTCTGGGACCGATTTGTTTGCGTCACAGGTCCACGTTTCTCCTACAAACAAGGGAATGCTGCACTTGAATTCCATCCCTACTCACAGTCAAAGTGAGACGAATATATCACATGCGAATGAACCGGAAATTACGTTTTCTTCGCCCTTCCATTTGGCCAACAACGTACAGAATTTGAGCTTGGGTGGTCCTGCTTCCGAGGGTACTTGCTACCGCAACTGCATGGTTCCAGATATGCACCCTGAACAAGGCAATGGCTCGTACTCATTGATTGTGAGAAATCTCCCCGCTGATATCACCCATAGAGAGGCACATCTGATGTTTGCCCTGGCAAATGGCGTCAACAGTGTCGAACTTGTCAGGGACGAGCAATCACACAGGAAAACCGACGCCGTTGGCACCTCTCAGTCCGTGATTGTTGCCAAATTCAGTTCACTGCACTTGTCCACTGTGTACGCCACAATTTTGAATTCTAAAAGAGACTTGTTCGGTACAACTTCCACACTCGGTCTAGTTGCCGAGATTATTGACAGCGTCACGAAGAAAGGAGTACCCGTGCCACCGATGGTCCAACACTCACCACGAAACTACCGCTTGACAGGGTCTCTAACAAATCCAGCGCTCACGGGTACCCCGACTCAAAATGCAAACAGGTCGTTGCAACAGAGACCAAGCTTTTTACAACAGGCAAAATCTAGGTTTTCGTTTAGTGATCCCTTCACAAATGACTCAAGCCAACAGGTAAACGGCTCCACACAACATAGTCAGCACGATGCAAACACATCCGCCTCTAGAGACACGCCGACAGCAGCTGGCAAATCGCTGTTGCTAATGGAAAATGCTGACAGTGACATCAATGAGGATATCTGGAAGTCGAACATCCTACCTTCCACGTTCACGGATCCTCCACCAGCCGTATCCACTCCTATCATGGAATGGGGGAACAAGCAAGTCGGCAATGGCACTGCTCCAAACCAAATCAACCAGATGAACACTGGCAATCCAGGTGCGTTTTTCCTACCCAATGCCACTAAATCTACAGTACAGTCAAATTCAGTGATGCCATACGAACTGGGCGGATCGATGAACAGACTTGCAAATAATGGCAACAGGGCAGATCATCCAGATAGGATTAATCCCAGTTCAAGTATTCCCTTTAGTATGGGCAATCTCTCGATGGAAAATGTAGATGTCAACGGACCAGAGAGCAGCAAGTTTATGAAATACCAGACGAACGGACAGTTGCCCACACCACAACAGAACCCAATTTATGCGAATCATAACCAGTTGGACGTGTCCCGGAAGAAGGGAACAAGTATAAATCAATCGCCAATGAACAGCAACTCCAGGAACTTGACTTCCTCGGACGCCAGCAATTCCAAAGCACCAGCTCAACCTAGTGTCCGCAAAAGTTCCACTGGAACTCCGATATCGATTACTGCCACAGACTCGGATAGCGCTGTGGCTTCTATGTCGCAGGCCGACCTGTCACTCCTGGCGAAGATCCCTCCTCCGGCAAACCCGGCAGATCAAAATCCACCTTGTAACACTCTGTACGTGGGGAACCTCCCCTCAGATGCCactgaacaagaacttCGACAACTGTTTGGTGGTCAACAAGGGTTTAGACGACTATCGTTTAAAAACAAGAACCCAACTAACGTTCACGGTCACGGTCATAGTCATGGTCACGGCCATGGTCCAATGTGTTTTGTTGAATTCGAAGATATCAGTTTTGCAACAAGAGCCCTCGCAGACCTGTACGGTAGTCAATTACCGCGTACCACCGTATACAGTAAAGGCGGTATACGGCTGagcttttccaaaaatcCATTAGGTGTACGTGGACCCAACACAAGAAAGAGTGTGACCTCTTCTAATTGATCAGGTAATATCTCCGCCACCACTACGCCGACTGTCCATTCCAATTATGCACCAAAATCATAAGAGGGGTACCTGATCTTCCCCGTtcgtttttcttctctccTCCTATGGTATATACGTATTTCCTCCCCGCCCCACCCCGTATTGCATATTCATCTCTATGGGCAAATTTGTCCCTTTGTCTCATATTCTAACATTCTCCTTTGTCCATGGTAGAAATGGTACCTTTATACACGCACGCGCGGGCACAGAGAACAAATACTACCTGTTCTCTTTCCACTATTGCATAACTTTTCCTAATGCAAACTACTAACAACTGTTCCCCAATCTCTGCCACTTCAGCTGCCACATCCTCATTGTAACTACCAAAAGACCGGGTGGTCGAATATTTCTATGTACTGGTAAATAACAACCTATATATTATTACTTTCTTCTAACACATTCAATTGTTACTCGATATTTGCTATTGCCGAAACGTATAGTAGAAAGACGAAGCATCTTTTCGTTTCAAATCAGTGTGCGTGTGTATGTAACAATCAAGCGTTGGGGCAACAAAGGAAACAGATCACTGTTTACCAGAGACGATGGAGGCTAGATCTGTCAGCGTgtcttccttcttcaactggacTCTTCTTGATCCGAGTGAGGAGACGGATGCACTCCTAGAGTCACTCCCCTGGTTGAGTAACTTTTCCCtcattttcaatttctgcGCTCTGAGCTCTAGTTCttgtattcttttttgcaaCTCTAGTGCACTTTGAGCCTCcagttcttccagtttttgttgtttcGCGATGATTCTTTCGTGTCTCAAGACGTAGGGGACCGTCTCCGATATGTTTCTCAATTTATTCCTCTCGTTGATGCCTGGGGACCGTGCCTCCTTTTTAATACTATCAATGATCTCTTGGTTCTCAGATCTGATCTCGTCGGACATTTGCTTGATCGGGGACTCACCCTGATTGTCCGTCGTAGAGTACGAGCGCGTCTGCTTCGGGGTTTCCGGCAGGCCTGCCCCTACAGTCAGATGTTGCTGCGATTTGAACTGGCCCGTGTTTATAAGTGAGACAAAATTGCTCAGACTGGGCGCCTCGCTGACCCTTCGCATCGACTTATCCCCTACCGTTACCGCGTCTCCGTGTGCGGCCGGTGGTGGGTTCTTAGTCACACTGGATAACTTCTCCTCTCTGTAGTTTTCGTAGAGTAAATTCTGAGTCGTATCCTTGAACTCTTGCAAATGCGAGCCAAAGAGTACGTTTTTCAGGACGAGCAGGTCCGAAACGTTACTGTCGTCCACTCTGAGAGTACCCCAGGGGTACTTTCTGACGTACTTCCCATCCTCCTGAGTCTCAGAACAAACGATCGCAAACGGTTGCAATGCAGCTAACGCctcgttctcctccacGGCCTCCAAGTCGTCATCATCAGGGTCTACTTCAAACTTGTACACTGGGATGTTGAACCTGCTGATGTCGTCGTTGACGTTCTGTTTGAATTGTTTCAGCTCCTCCTTGGTGAGGGAGTCTGCCTTAGCAATGATAGGCAGCACGTTTGTGTAACGGGAGCACATCTTCATGAGCTCAATGTCGAGTTCCTTAAGGCTATGCCCCGTAGGTTCCACGAAGTACAGAGCGATGTGTACACGAGTATCCTCGAACCTTGGGTTTCTTCTAATCCGCGTCTCCTCCGCAAGTACTATATCGAATTGCTGTTCAAGGTAAGAGGTGACCTCTTCGAAGCATGCTGCATCGTCCAAGTTCTCTCCAATTCCGTGAGTGTTGATTAAATTCAACAGGATCGCGTCCTCCGTGTCCCTTTCGTGTGGGTCCTCCGCGGTCGAAATCTCAAGGGAGGTCGATGTTAGCGAGACGCCGGGTTCCCCATCAGCAGAATGAGCGTCGAAGACGGACAAGTACGAGGGCAGCCCGTTGTTCGAGGCGAAAGACACGACTTTCGTCGGTGCTGTAACGGTCACCCTTTCGTTCAGCCGCGGTCCAGTACCACTACCATCAATACCGTACTGGTGAGGGAAGATACTTGACTCGAGCAAGTTGTTAGCAAACGTCGTCTTCCCAGTACCTGCTCTACCGAGCAACATGATCGAGTACGTGATCCCCCTCCTGTGTTCCTTCTTCCTGCGGAACAGATGCGCAGGCAACTGCGGTGAGTCAATTGAGTCCGTCATACCCCCTGAAGAGTATTGTAGGGCAGTGTAGTGTCCTGTACGGTGAACGGTGAACGGTGAACGTCAGGTAACGCGTCCGCTTGTGCTCTTCAGACGCGACTTGAAGATTCGACGAATTCGGCGATGATCCAATTCTCGAGGCGTTCGGCCGAACGACACCAATATTCGGCCGAACATGTATCCGGGtaaatatattttttcaagattcAGTGCCCGTTGGTTTGAACGTGGGACTCATCGTGAAGTGATCGACACTGGCATCGCAGTTATCGACGTTAGCTGCGGGCGTTTTCGCTAATCTGAGGGCCTCTGAGGATCCAATTACACTTTTTAGTCATTTGGCATCGGTGCCCCGTGGAGTGCTAGTCGCCATTATTGTCACGGTTTTTTGAGGGGGTGGTGTTTGGAGCGGGGATCACAAGAAATAATGGAGTTTGGCCAACTAGGGGACACGATCGGCGGGTTGTTCCAGTTGTCGAAAGTGGATGTGTTTATTCTGGCCGCGTACAAGATTATCACAAAGGACTCGATCCTTAATGGGAACCATATCCAGGGGTCGCTGAGCGTggttggtggtggtgccagGGATGGGGAGAGTGCCGGATCGGCACTCTCCGTACACCCACAGTATGCGACcactttcaacaagatATCCAAGATATTTAACGTACTGCTGTCGAAAGGTAAAATGGGTGAGGAGGCTATCTCTAAGAAGTCGCCGATAGAATTGTTTCACAGGTTTCAACAGATCATGAAGGAGATCGTGTTAAGTTTTGAGACAAGCCCCTACAGTaggttcttcaacaaaattaACGACAATCTGTTCCAAATAAGGGACAACAGTGCCCTTAGGGAGGACCCATATTGGAAGGACATCACGGACGATATACTCAGCGTGTACAGTGCAAGAACTGGTAAGATGATCAATCAGAATAGGAGGAAGAATAACAGTAACAACAATACTTCAGAGGCAgacaagaggaaacaagCACTGGCACAGACGAAAAATATGATGGAGAACGATTTTATCAACATGACAACAAACTTACTGGACGACGTTTCCCTCTCGCAACAACTCAATAAAAGATTGCAACATCCCACAGATGCGACAAATGTAAACCAGTCAAGGTCGTTGAATGGTTACTACACACAACCTACGAGCCCTGGAATGTCCGCTCTCCCGTTCAACCTCGACGGTGACGACGATATTCTGTCCAATGCAAACTTCAATGCGGCCACATCGAATTTACTCCCGCAGAATCAAGTAATGTTGCATTCGTCCTCGGCGAACGGGTCAATGCACCGCAAAAGACGATCACTAGGGTCTATAAACATTGATGCAATAAACGACAACGCAATGGATGAGATGCTCAAGTTTACAAACATCAGCAAGAGAATGAAGGTCGACGGTGAAAGTGTCCAACCGACAAATTCGAACGGTAACGACAATGGCACCGGACTAACCAAAACAGCAGCATCAACTGCTACTACtatgaacaacaacaacaacaacaacaacatgcATGGGCAAACTCCAATGAGCAACGCGACGACGAGCGATAGTACAGGCCCGTCAACACAGCAAACTGGTATCACGGCTAATGGTGGGGAAATACCGGAGGGACCTACACACAGTGCTCCATCTACAATGATGGGGGATGCTGCAGTACATGCAGCTACAAGCGGATTCCCCCTGTTGACTGGGGCTCCCACTGGC
Coding sequences within it:
- the HBT1 gene encoding Hbt1p (similar to Saccharomyces cerevisiae YNL195C and HBT1 (YDL223C); ancestral locus Anc_2.54), which codes for MITGNNNKPSAKSQNQQAPHIPGCGVQDDTKPVRIQKQTPRVLPETGQNLAQLNMYARGEKYIEQGVNQVTDDPEFDPQARHYSPVPGAGVANAWDQQPKHQKTWPCPNEGNKTRSTGVTTMAAGAGAGAAIQQTPQVQGTTTLPINEHTEAGAQQQRDATAGQHRRVKTGTHDMHLKDNQTPVTNVHADAGHPAGNVYIGTYVPETAVERQRGNQPSQEKDKDSSSGPLQKIKGIFTTNTNGKPDKSKKEVNTPEKWGVEKAAGPVVSSHPQTHQTEKNIGGAEMYRKPKYGYDMVDQQISDPVMDLYENAHPLNRNTQPSTTTGAPATGVKKTAAPASKEVPPAKTSDLAMTKDKSGPEARGNVAYPSTHDPFVNVPTIEAVERSTGNVPKSRVQPNEADSNEKSDNNPTTFQKIKKVFTHNSSDEKSYSDSNQGLKSHANSGETSGPQPLHYQGLESGPQRSRTSEDQPSTHKASIAQSFKPDPMLSKKAERTVGDAEPVHDFSKKDVAREAEGPIAGNFEATRAAAAAFKRDYRAPDHNDMHKNSRPLNEKDNKDAAPVKEVVLPPPESSQPILTKQPHAKQQAVNDAKEEETENDGTSSLQKIKKIFTPGSSKKNSVDESATDTYDIPRGKYEVKPVEESINRKLETLPKPTEEGVKLGLMPQDFSLNKKGNSNVGEKDPVKHISKREVAADAHGKEFDSTAADAAALAFQRSSEDTNNNIDKSVTGMNKSRTFETSKQDEGPSNGEKHKIGFHNVTVNKLKEPNSSKKRASIPALPSDPSADISPRKIDDDYAPREGLDIGKPGASKNAAPTQPHALRNDVDALISGGSRGISEPDQSNVTRKESTRDSTNAVSHQNLQDSPLSRPMMMKTGEPAIADLEKRSGHEYEMNKPEITQPVVDVYQGAGNAVRGLDEGGDKPFSTEGTNENIQKNTNQDSTGANKEEEEPSTLQKIKNLFTGDTSEKRSDVNGAEMDNEKNSETAEDWNKELSERNYEMDGQEIDAPTVNVYHDDYSMGHEADIPGGLSNIKRNSVGSSEMASDWTNSPSGKDYTSLRAADPPRKDMSVPNTEKYDENLERNEFLDKDTTNTEKMLAYTLGIQKSDDATNPFRNTTNETTGETKEALQHKDRDNLKFPLQSKESQGENRLNEPKMGQNRDANVPVSGVGIGTDPGAVLQGKSMDITKGAERDWERDAGQQQDKMGQNRTTDVPVFESEGAAGASTVSKGRNMKDVQQGWQRDTSQQLSKDSQLTVDPLQGGYGNPMDVGSMEAPSGMLHQTYRDQKDDISKMNIDDQGILAKQQNPSVNNQRQGNTERSTEMDGNGKPEKKNVALPVMLPPHMTTQEGLHDNFMEEHTLQKEPYHRPEDHSQIREGVFAKKSTGPRKAEGLESNKSGTTADVQGQKGVYDLQSKELEDPKLDINKTGSVQAQRKKESEQGINEARKGKNVSCSNKASSSVGSEGKDDFGTLATLEALSNHPESHSQYLEDRDLYPSEANNDKQTVIVPLNAFTDGERTESSIPSPSKDGISDDGNNTADQPAKGEHVKELNETKRNPRNPGDDEMTTKAAVRGMAYNQVGDESRAPAAWTDLQHEHMMKNSVDYSPRDVAHESSQKEGQSNKKRMDDFEIKASDGTDRSQDADDGQDHGQHRGRYPSMIDPNVDTYGFPSRKSVLEEGSGQHYVATSSSHKKNSVGSSSSAGASSMGARSDASPILQRNDSKNEYEDALEGESDEDGPTILLPVTQMTPRDLRKAGIVPVKQEPEPRRSSIMGKLTEKIAHVIGPVKDEL